A window of Castanea sativa cultivar Marrone di Chiusa Pesio chromosome 1, ASM4071231v1 contains these coding sequences:
- the LOC142632504 gene encoding uncharacterized protein LOC142632504 — MPLPSKNYSKLNSAGSWSVDCRVSIEYCYDVRGEGRNWNGMIEVVSVKEKSERVVKASRDITINSKKVIFQVHRISKHNREEVLEKAEKDLKAVTDQYISQLVKELHGTDFWKLRRAYSTGVASLCPNL, encoded by the exons ATGCCTTTGCCAAGCAAAAATTATTCTAAGTTGAATTCTGCTGGTTCATGGTCTGTAGACTGCAGAGTTAGTATTGAATACTGTTATGATGTAAGGGGTGAAGGTCGAAACTGGAATGGAATGATTGAAGTAGTTTCAGTTAAGG AGAAAAGTGAAAGAGTGGTGAAAGCAAGTCGTGACATCACCATCAACAGCAAAAAGGTCATATTTCAGGTGCACAG AATCAGTAAACACAACAGAGAAGAAGTTTTGGAGAAGGCAGAAAAGGACTTGAAAGCTGTGACAGATCAGTATATTTCTCAACTAGTGAAAGAACTGCATGGGACTGATTTCTGGAAGCTAAGACGAGCATACTCAACTGGGGTAGCCTCTTTGTGTCCTAACCTATGA
- the LOC142621887 gene encoding protein SLOW WALKER 1-like, which translates to MAEPNSTFKPVKPKLKPKPRTPKQTPESKYWSSFKTHQIPDLISSITSLTFSPSPPHPFAATHSTSLKIFNPQTLSTSSTISSFSDVVSSASFRCDGLLIAASDLSGLIQVFDVKTRTPLRKLRSHTRPVRFLKYPLHDKLHLVSGGDDAVVKYWDVASETPLLELLGHKDYVRCGDFSPVSHEMCVTGSYDHTVKLWDVRVTGSKTVMEVNHGKPVESVVFLPSGGLVATAGGNSVRIWDFIGGGKMVYSMESHTKTVTSVCVGRVGKENVEEGREHRVLSVGLDGYMKVFDYGRMKVTHSMRFPAPLMSIGFSPDCGVRVIGNSNGVMYVGKRKMKEENVESGLRSFWSLGVEQERRVMRPSYFRYFHRGQGEKPKEGDYLVMGPKKVKLAEHDKLLKKFRHKEALVSVLGNKNPENVVAVMEELVARRKLLKCVENLGNEELGSLLMFLQKYSTVPRFSGLLMGLTKKVLEMRVEDIRASEALKGQIRNLKRSVEEEIRIQHSLQELQGIISPLLRIAGRG; encoded by the coding sequence ATGGCGGAACCAAATTCAACCTTCAAACCCGTCAAACCGAAgctcaaacccaaacccagaaCCCCAAAACAAACCCCAGAATCAAAGTACTGGTCCTCCTTCAAAACCCACCAAATCCCAGACCTCATCTCTTCCATCACTTCCCTCACTTTCTCTCCCTCACCTCCTCACCCTTTCGCCGCTACTCACTCCACTTCCCTCAAAATCTTCAATCCCCAAACCCTCTCTACTTCCTCCACCATCTCCTCCTTCTCCGACGTCGTTTCCTCCGCCTCCTTCCGCTGTGACGGCCTCTTGATCGCCGCCTCTGACCTCTCCGGTCTAATCCAAGTGTTCGATGTCAAAACGCGGACCCCACTTCGTAAACTCAGGTCCCACACACGCCCGGTACGTTTTCTCAAATACCCACTTCATGATAAGCTCCATTTGGTCTCTGGTGGCGATGATGCTGTTGTTAAGTATTGGGATGTTGCTTCTGAGACCCCACTTTTAGAGCTTTTGGGTCATAAGGACTATGTGCGCTGTGGTGATTTTTCGCCTGTTAGTCATGAAATGTGTGTCACTGGGTCTTATGATCATACGGTTAAGCTTTGGGATGTGAGAGTGACCGGTTCGaaaacggttatggaagttaacCATGGAAAACCAGTTGAAAGTGTGGTTTTTTTGCCATCTGGGGGGTTAGTTGCTACTGCAGGTGGGAATTCGGTTAGGATCTGGGATTTTATTGGAGGTGGGAAGATGGTTTATTCTATGGAAAGTCATACCAAGACGGTTACTTCAGTTTGTGTAGGGAGAGTTGGGAAGGAGAATGTTGAGGAAGGGAGGGAGCACAGGGTTTTGAGTGTGGGATTGGATGGGTATATGAAGGTGTTTGATTATGGGAGGATGAAGGTCACACATTCTATGAGGTTCCCTGCACCACTTATGTCAATTGGGTTTTCACCTGATTGTGGGGTGAGAGTGATTGGGAATTCGAATGGGGTAATGTATGTTgggaagagaaaaatgaaggaGGAGAATGTGGAGAGTGGTTTGAGAAGCTTTTGGAGTTTAGGTGTGGAGCAGGAGAGAAGGGTTATGAGGCCTTCATATTTTCGGTATTTTCATAGAGGGCAGGGTGAGAAGCCTAAGGAGGGGGATTATTTGGTTATGGGACCAAAGAAGGTGAAGTTGGCAGAGCATGATAAATTGTTGAAGAAGTTTAGGCACAAGGAGGCATTGGTGTCGGTGTTGGGCAATAAGAATCCGGAGAATGTGGTGGCAGTGATGGAGGAATTGGTGGCAAGGAGGAAATTATTGAAGTGTGTTGAGAATTTGGGTAATGAGGAGCTTGGGTCGCTGTTGATGTTCTTACAGAAGTATTCTACAGTGCCAAGATTCTCAGGTTTGTTGATGGGATTGACAAAGAAGGTTCTTGAAATGCGGGTTGAAGATATCAGAGCTTCTGAGGCCTTGAAGGGTCAAATTAGAAACCTTAAGCGTTCTGTTGAGGAGGAGATACGTATACAACATTCTTTGCAAGAGCTACAGGGTATCATTTCTCCTTTGCTGAGGATTGCTGGAAGGGGGTGA